A window of the Synechococcus sp. LTW-R genome harbors these coding sequences:
- the xseB gene encoding exodeoxyribonuclease VII small subunit translates to MTESKPQPKRRKTASKSKAAEAEQWQKEVDQLSYQEANTALELTLAKLQSAELEVEEMAGLYRRAEAYAARCQVVLEQVAQEVVEWEALSS, encoded by the coding sequence ATGACCGAGAGCAAACCCCAGCCCAAACGCAGAAAGACGGCCAGCAAGAGCAAGGCGGCTGAGGCCGAGCAGTGGCAGAAGGAGGTCGACCAGCTGAGCTACCAGGAGGCCAACACCGCACTGGAGCTCACCCTGGCCAAGTTGCAATCGGCGGAGTTGGAGGTGGAAGAGATGGCCGGGCTCTACCGCCGGGCCGAGGCCTATGCGGCCCGCTGCCAAGTCGTCCTCGAGCAGGTCGCCCAGGAAGTGGTCGAATGGGAGGCACTGAGCTCCTAG
- a CDS encoding DUF2834 domain-containing protein, translated as MTAKPVQQPWLAWVYLALAVAGGVLPWLSNLEFMRQYGASFDLAQFIALANANPAAESLSRDLLVGASAITVWMIVESRRLQMRHLWIVLLSAGTIAFAFAAPFFLFLRERRLAEMARTAEG; from the coding sequence ATGACCGCCAAACCCGTGCAGCAACCCTGGCTGGCCTGGGTTTATCTCGCCCTGGCGGTGGCGGGGGGCGTGCTGCCCTGGCTCTCCAACCTGGAGTTCATGCGGCAGTACGGCGCGAGCTTTGACCTGGCCCAGTTCATCGCCTTAGCGAATGCCAATCCGGCCGCGGAATCCCTCTCCCGTGACTTGCTCGTGGGTGCGTCGGCGATCACGGTCTGGATGATTGTCGAGAGCCGTCGCCTGCAGATGCGCCATCTGTGGATCGTGCTGCTCAGTGCCGGCACGATCGCCTTTGCCTTCGCGGCCCCCTTCTTTCTGTTCCTGCGAGAGCGCCGTCTGGCCGAAATGGCACGAACGGCGGAAGGCTGA